A part of Solicola gregarius genomic DNA contains:
- a CDS encoding ThuA domain-containing protein, producing MVGTIALSLTAPTGASAPPPANAANQPATAAAAAPAAKPKVLVFHGPAPRQDDAVKRATKTIRELGAENGFRVEVSIDPAVFASPGRFRSIVFLASEGSELNAAQTKNLQRYVRAGGGFLGIHDAAKVKPGSDWFTGLIGARPTDSPFKAQQATVDVLDRQHPATRDLPLTFEHTGRWPNWEQNPTGKVHTVAQVEERTYQPGDSGNGPFHPMSWCRDYQGGRSFYTGMGATAGAYGDDQFRKHLLGAIQWTSGMVRGDCQATIASNYKVEKLTAQNKEGELDQIGEPHGLTVAPGGDIFYVGKAACPSGPIVEWDNPDVGLGCGTIHRYDPESGDVKLLTTLDVMGNRGSGDELVKNEEGLLGIVADPDFAENNYLYVYWMPHESIDRDKRTGERTISRFTYDPEKNTIDQSTRKDLLHWTAQIHSCCHAGGGMAFDDEGNLYVGSGDNNSSGGSDGYSGNNWTEDYKGISFQDARRTSGNTNSLNGKIIRIHPEDDGTYSVPAGNLFTGDEGGGDKARPEIYVMGVRNIARLQIDSETDWLTAGWVGPDASEPSPKWGPAKYETATVITSAGNQGWPYCMGNRQPYRDRSNEDATKPAGWYDCDNLKNTSPRNTGLTDIPDARTNSIWYSPQGGGVTYPKRPNGIPTYKIEDETYTEPYLKGGGQAVMSGPTFHQSEVDEGSKVSWPKYWEDKWLIGDQSNANNRIAATMDPGTVPQQGPPAFAEDLRSIIPPGTDDDQLMSWMDAKFGSDGALYMLDYGGGFFSLHENQKLIRISYHGGPATPAPTKAGLVPGEAPSSEAAGVTAKPTSQGTPTRIKFSGQQAGGVKWNWNFGDGTTSKAMSPAHTYTKGGSFTAKLTVTYADGEKATVEQEVKVSCPAPDARPTVRFLGSDTGVANDSVGGGCTVNDVIDDEGTWGSHDAFVTYVKDVAQRMADDGPLNDNEQYAIERAAASSDVGEAAPYTPIFDGTAASLKGWKQAPSGKFTRTKQGNIRSSGGLGMLWYTKPYGDFSLRLQFRDMAPEGYRANSGVFVRFPDIRTPVEDRPEGSCGTVGSAKDSPAWVAIYCGQEIQIFDGPQSDEGEQQKTGSVYNFDSIDIDGAQPTDKKVWNDYEIRVVGQKYTIIRNGVVINRFTNAPGKESSREGDPPTDLRQFASGYVGLQNHSDNDLIEFRNIRVQRR from the coding sequence GTGGTCGGCACCATCGCGTTGTCCCTCACGGCACCGACAGGCGCCAGCGCGCCGCCGCCGGCCAACGCCGCCAATCAGCCCGCAACGGCCGCGGCAGCGGCCCCCGCGGCCAAGCCGAAGGTGCTGGTGTTCCACGGCCCGGCGCCACGGCAGGACGACGCGGTCAAACGCGCGACCAAGACGATCCGCGAACTCGGAGCCGAGAACGGCTTCCGGGTCGAGGTGTCGATCGACCCGGCGGTGTTCGCGTCGCCCGGCCGGTTCCGCTCGATCGTGTTCCTGGCCAGCGAGGGCTCCGAGCTCAACGCTGCGCAGACCAAGAACCTGCAGAGGTACGTCCGGGCCGGCGGCGGCTTCCTCGGCATCCACGACGCCGCCAAGGTCAAGCCGGGCTCTGACTGGTTCACGGGCCTGATCGGCGCCCGACCGACCGACAGCCCGTTCAAGGCGCAGCAGGCGACGGTCGACGTACTCGATCGACAGCATCCCGCCACCCGCGACCTGCCGTTGACGTTCGAGCACACCGGACGCTGGCCGAACTGGGAGCAGAACCCGACCGGCAAGGTGCACACCGTCGCCCAGGTCGAGGAGCGGACCTACCAGCCCGGCGACTCGGGCAACGGGCCGTTCCATCCCATGTCCTGGTGCCGCGACTACCAGGGCGGCCGCTCGTTCTACACCGGCATGGGCGCGACCGCCGGCGCGTACGGCGACGACCAGTTCCGCAAGCACCTGCTCGGCGCGATCCAGTGGACGTCCGGAATGGTGCGCGGCGACTGCCAGGCGACGATCGCCTCGAACTACAAGGTCGAGAAGCTCACCGCGCAGAACAAGGAGGGCGAGCTCGACCAGATCGGCGAACCGCACGGTCTGACCGTCGCGCCCGGCGGCGACATCTTCTACGTCGGCAAGGCCGCCTGCCCGAGCGGACCCATCGTCGAGTGGGACAACCCCGACGTCGGCCTCGGCTGCGGGACCATCCACCGGTACGACCCGGAGTCCGGCGACGTCAAGCTGCTCACGACGCTCGACGTGATGGGCAACCGCGGCAGTGGCGACGAGTTGGTGAAGAACGAGGAGGGCCTCCTCGGCATCGTCGCCGACCCCGACTTCGCGGAGAACAACTACCTGTACGTCTACTGGATGCCGCACGAGTCCATCGACCGCGACAAGCGGACCGGTGAGCGGACGATCTCGAGGTTCACGTACGACCCGGAGAAGAACACGATCGACCAGTCGACCCGCAAGGATCTCCTGCACTGGACGGCTCAGATCCACAGCTGCTGTCACGCGGGCGGCGGCATGGCGTTCGACGACGAGGGCAACCTGTACGTCGGCTCGGGCGACAACAACTCCTCCGGCGGCTCCGACGGCTACTCGGGTAACAACTGGACCGAGGACTACAAGGGCATCTCGTTCCAGGACGCCCGTCGTACGTCGGGCAACACCAACAGCCTGAACGGCAAGATCATCCGGATCCACCCGGAGGACGACGGAACGTACTCGGTCCCTGCGGGCAACCTGTTCACCGGTGACGAGGGCGGCGGCGACAAGGCACGCCCGGAGATCTACGTGATGGGCGTACGCAACATCGCCCGGCTGCAGATCGACAGCGAGACGGACTGGTTGACCGCCGGCTGGGTCGGGCCCGATGCGTCCGAACCGAGCCCGAAGTGGGGTCCGGCGAAGTACGAGACGGCGACCGTGATCACCTCGGCGGGCAACCAGGGCTGGCCGTACTGCATGGGCAACCGGCAGCCGTACCGCGACCGCAGCAACGAGGACGCGACGAAGCCCGCCGGCTGGTACGACTGCGACAACCTGAAGAACACGTCGCCGCGCAACACCGGGCTCACGGATATCCCGGACGCGCGCACCAACTCGATCTGGTACTCACCTCAGGGCGGCGGGGTCACGTACCCGAAGCGCCCGAACGGCATCCCCACCTACAAGATCGAGGACGAGACGTACACCGAGCCGTACCTCAAGGGCGGCGGCCAGGCAGTGATGTCGGGTCCGACGTTCCACCAGTCCGAGGTCGACGAGGGCAGTAAGGTCTCGTGGCCGAAGTACTGGGAGGACAAGTGGCTGATCGGCGACCAGTCCAACGCGAACAACCGGATCGCGGCGACGATGGATCCGGGCACGGTTCCGCAGCAAGGGCCGCCGGCGTTCGCCGAGGATCTGCGCTCGATCATTCCCCCGGGCACGGACGACGATCAGCTGATGAGCTGGATGGACGCCAAGTTCGGCTCCGACGGTGCGCTGTACATGCTCGACTACGGAGGCGGCTTCTTCAGCCTGCATGAGAACCAGAAGCTGATCCGGATCAGCTACCACGGTGGCCCGGCGACGCCCGCGCCGACCAAGGCTGGGCTCGTACCCGGAGAGGCACCCTCGTCCGAGGCGGCCGGTGTGACGGCGAAGCCGACGTCGCAGGGCACGCCGACACGCATCAAGTTCTCCGGGCAGCAGGCCGGAGGCGTCAAGTGGAACTGGAACTTCGGCGACGGCACCACGTCGAAAGCGATGAGCCCCGCCCACACGTACACCAAGGGCGGCTCGTTCACGGCGAAGCTGACCGTGACGTACGCCGACGGCGAGAAGGCGACCGTCGAGCAGGAGGTCAAGGTCTCCTGCCCGGCACCGGATGCGCGGCCGACCGTTCGGTTCCTCGGCAGCGACACCGGCGTCGCCAATGACAGCGTCGGTGGCGGGTGCACCGTCAACGACGTGATCGACGACGAAGGCACGTGGGGATCGCACGATGCGTTCGTTACGTACGTCAAGGACGTGGCGCAGCGGATGGCCGACGACGGTCCCCTCAACGACAACGAGCAGTACGCGATCGAGCGCGCCGCTGCCTCGTCCGACGTCGGCGAGGCCGCACCGTACACGCCCATCTTCGACGGCACGGCCGCGTCGCTGAAGGGCTGGAAGCAGGCGCCCAGTGGCAAATTCACGCGTACGAAGCAAGGAAACATCCGCTCGTCCGGTGGCCTGGGCATGCTCTGGTACACCAAGCCGTACGGTGACTTCTCGCTTCGGCTGCAGTTCCGAGACATGGCGCCGGAGGGCTACCGCGCCAACAGCGGCGTGTTCGTACGCTTCCCCGACATCCGTACGCCGGTCGAAGACCGACCTGAGGGTAGCTGCGGCACGGTCGGCTCGGCCAAGGACTCACCCGCATGGGTGGCGATCTACTGCGGTCAGGAGATCCAGATCTTCGACGGACCCCAGAGCGATGAAGGCGAGCAACAGAAGACCGGATCCGTCTACAACTTCGACTCCATCGACATCGACGGCGCGCAGCCGACGGACAAGAAGGTGTGGAACGACTACGAGATTCGCGTCGTCGGCCAGAAGTACACGATCATCCGCAACGGCGTGGTGATCAACCGGTTCACCAACGCTCCTGGCAAGGAGTCCTCGCGCGAGGGTGACCCACCGACTGATCTCCGTCAGTTCGCATCCGGCTATGTCGGTCTGCAGAACCACAGCGACAACGACCTGATCGAGTTCCGCAACATCCGGGTGCAGCGTCGCTGA
- a CDS encoding OmpL47-type beta-barrel domain-containing protein: MRRSIDNARPIGILAALALVLGMLAFAGSGAYAAGRDDDRPAVSEPEPATAQAAQTLTWTADNSTTAYKSAPTEAEAGPTTIVFENSKATGNTSGMQHTLTFDTTTEGYNHDVDLDILAYPDDENNGKWSVDVTLTKGTYRFHCTIPGHGQMVGELKVTGGGDPGDDTTPPVANAKIEGEKNDAGAFIGQAKISVTATDEGGSGVDKVEYQVDDLGWKAYSDPVVVDKVGDHTIGYRATDGAGNKSEEGSKQFKVVKDDGNDTAPPEVSLMLHGDTNNDGAYVGSAELMVDATDSESGVDTVEYKLDDGEWQAYADAVKVNKVGDHTVQARATDKAGNASDAVQKKFTVVEGPDDDTEAPTATAAVQGSQGADWNYIGPVTVKVDATDDGSGVDKIEYKLDDGEWQAYEEPVKVEDEGDHAVDYRATDAAGNTSDAKRVTFTIVSAPPEEPVCAEPDPSPTVVMGSVNSGVRNRDAGGGCTVDDRIHDEARWSTHAGFVAHARRTLADLVEEGTVSAGERTKIIRAAKRSDVGKDGARKR; encoded by the coding sequence ATGCGCAGATCAATAGACAACGCACGCCCGATAGGCATCCTTGCGGCGCTGGCGCTCGTACTCGGAATGCTCGCCTTCGCGGGCAGCGGTGCGTACGCCGCGGGCCGCGACGACGATCGGCCCGCGGTCAGCGAGCCGGAGCCCGCGACCGCGCAGGCGGCACAGACGCTCACCTGGACGGCCGACAACAGCACGACGGCGTACAAGTCGGCGCCAACCGAGGCCGAGGCCGGGCCGACGACCATCGTGTTCGAGAACAGCAAGGCGACCGGCAACACCAGCGGAATGCAGCACACGCTGACGTTCGACACCACGACCGAGGGATACAACCACGATGTCGACCTCGACATCCTGGCGTACCCCGATGACGAGAACAACGGCAAATGGTCTGTCGACGTCACGCTCACCAAGGGCACCTACCGGTTCCACTGCACGATTCCCGGACACGGTCAGATGGTCGGCGAGCTCAAGGTGACCGGTGGTGGCGATCCCGGCGACGACACCACGCCGCCCGTCGCGAACGCCAAGATCGAGGGCGAGAAGAACGACGCCGGCGCCTTCATCGGTCAGGCGAAGATCTCCGTGACCGCAACCGACGAGGGCGGATCGGGCGTCGACAAGGTCGAGTACCAGGTCGACGACCTCGGCTGGAAGGCGTACTCCGATCCGGTCGTCGTCGACAAGGTCGGCGACCACACCATCGGCTACCGCGCGACCGACGGCGCCGGCAACAAGTCCGAGGAGGGCTCCAAACAGTTCAAGGTGGTCAAGGACGACGGTAATGACACCGCACCGCCCGAGGTCAGCCTGATGCTGCACGGTGACACCAACAACGACGGTGCGTACGTCGGATCCGCCGAGCTGATGGTCGACGCGACCGACAGCGAGTCCGGTGTCGACACGGTCGAGTACAAGCTCGACGACGGCGAATGGCAGGCGTACGCCGATGCGGTCAAGGTGAACAAGGTCGGCGACCACACGGTGCAGGCCAGGGCGACCGACAAGGCCGGCAACGCCTCCGACGCGGTGCAGAAGAAGTTCACCGTGGTCGAAGGGCCCGACGACGACACCGAGGCTCCGACGGCCACCGCCGCGGTGCAGGGAAGCCAGGGCGCCGACTGGAACTACATCGGCCCGGTGACCGTCAAGGTCGACGCGACCGACGACGGCTCGGGCGTCGACAAGATCGAGTACAAGCTCGACGACGGCGAATGGCAGGCGTACGAGGAGCCGGTCAAGGTCGAGGACGAGGGCGACCACGCCGTCGACTACCGAGCGACCGACGCTGCCGGCAACACGTCGGACGCCAAGCGCGTGACGTTCACGATCGTCTCGGCACCCCCGGAGGAGCCCGTCTGCGCCGAGCCCGACCCGAGCCCGACGGTCGTGATGGGCAGCGTCAACAGTGGGGTTCGCAACCGCGATGCGGGAGGCGGCTGCACCGTCGACGATCGGATCCACGACGAGGCGCGTTGGTCGACCCACGCTGGCTTCGTCGCCCACGCGCGACGCACGCTTGCCGATCTCGTAGAGGAAGGCACCGTGAGCGCCGGTGAACGTACGAAGATCATCCGCGCCGCGAAGCGGTCCGATGTAGGTAAGGACGGTGCCCGTAAGCGATGA
- a CDS encoding sugar phosphate isomerase/epimerase family protein — protein MEGTRMCYGYDGHAALDAAKERTGIGRRGLLAGALGTAAVGAFGFASAGPASAEPAADRARKGHRRVPPGLISIQLYSIRADLEKNYDKSLRYVADAGYRRVEQAGYYGRTAKELRRFHNRVGVHTTSSHDGLSATRDELEVKLENANTMGQDYLVVPYLNSDNPDEWKQFAWHMNSEAAAARRAGLRYGYHNHSHEFLPLSNGERPWDIFMAELDPVLVHLEVDLYWIATGGVESGDAGDDIEGYVNEHINAAPLKVRQYHVKDRNPDTGKMCDLGTGNLDFPRIFDNHRVEEYIMENDEPNVTPRQTTEVGYEYLRTVRF, from the coding sequence ATGGAGGGAACCCGCATGTGTTACGGATACGACGGTCATGCCGCGCTCGACGCGGCCAAGGAACGAACCGGCATCGGACGGCGCGGCCTACTCGCAGGCGCACTCGGCACGGCCGCCGTCGGCGCATTCGGATTCGCCTCGGCGGGTCCCGCGTCCGCCGAGCCGGCAGCCGACAGGGCACGCAAGGGGCACCGGCGCGTACCTCCCGGCCTGATCAGCATCCAGCTGTACTCGATCCGCGCCGACCTCGAGAAGAACTACGACAAGTCACTGCGGTACGTCGCCGACGCCGGATACCGCCGGGTCGAGCAGGCCGGCTACTACGGCCGGACGGCGAAGGAGCTGCGGCGTTTCCACAATCGGGTCGGGGTGCACACGACCTCGAGCCACGACGGTCTTTCAGCAACGCGCGACGAGCTCGAAGTGAAGCTGGAGAACGCCAACACGATGGGACAGGACTACCTCGTGGTCCCGTACCTGAACTCGGACAATCCCGATGAGTGGAAGCAGTTCGCCTGGCACATGAACAGCGAGGCGGCGGCCGCACGGCGTGCGGGACTGCGGTACGGCTACCACAACCACTCGCACGAGTTCCTGCCGCTGAGCAATGGCGAGCGGCCGTGGGACATCTTCATGGCCGAGCTCGATCCGGTGCTCGTCCACCTCGAGGTCGACCTGTACTGGATCGCGACCGGTGGCGTCGAGAGCGGTGACGCCGGCGACGACATCGAGGGCTACGTCAACGAGCACATCAATGCCGCCCCGCTCAAGGTGCGCCAGTACCACGTGAAGGACCGCAACCCCGACACCGGCAAGATGTGCGACCTCGGCACCGGCAACCTCGACTTCCCCAGGATCTTCGACAACCACCGGGTCGAGGAGTACATCATGGAGAACGACGAGCCCAACGTAACGCCGCGTCAGACGACCGAGGTCGGCTACGAGTACCTGCGTACCGTCCGCTTCTGA